From a region of the Gemmatimonadales bacterium genome:
- a CDS encoding DNA-3-methyladenine glycosylase: MIVARDLLGRTLASDLGGERVSGIIVETEAYLGVHDAASHAWRYRRRRATHGVFAPADTWYVYQSYGIHWCLNITAPTGEDGAAVLIRALVPRSGLEAIRSRRGAVADRHLANGPGKVGQLLALTGAENGMRHTRRSALRLTSTPSIAGPIDVTPRIGISQAVDWPLRFLLRVDR; this comes from the coding sequence GTGATCGTGGCGCGCGATCTCCTCGGACGAACGCTCGCCTCCGATCTCGGGGGCGAACGTGTTTCCGGGATCATCGTTGAGACCGAAGCGTACCTCGGCGTGCACGACGCGGCGTCGCACGCCTGGCGATATCGGCGTCGGCGCGCGACCCACGGTGTCTTCGCGCCGGCCGATACGTGGTATGTCTACCAGTCGTACGGCATTCACTGGTGCCTCAACATCACGGCGCCGACCGGCGAAGATGGAGCAGCCGTGCTGATCCGCGCGCTGGTTCCCCGGAGCGGTCTGGAGGCGATTCGTTCGCGCCGCGGCGCTGTCGCGGACCGTCACCTCGCCAATGGTCCGGGGAAGGTCGGCCAGCTGCTTGCCCTCACCGGAGCGGAGAACGGTATGCGCCACACGCGTCGAAGCGCGCTGCGATTGACGTCGACGCCCAGCATCGCGGGGCCGATCGACGTCACGCCGCGCATCGGGATCAGCCAGGCGGTGGACTGGCCGCTCCGGTTCCTGCTGCGGGTCGATCGATGA
- a CDS encoding response regulator has product MSTADTLTERATPVILIANDQEWTARAVESILAASGYKVTHAYTARETLRLAVETDPDLVILDQQLPDFSGLEVCQQLRANPQFGSSLPIIITTAGPSGRPQRLNAYAAGAWEFYGQPLDSEALLHKLGVYLAAYRDTRRLRRCAMIEEGSGLYTRWGLARRATELIGDAKRLGRAVGCVGWSILSGEGTPRITEAVAAFRGNARSADALGRLASGDFIAVVPGATTDGAERMADRFRDLLAHAAEIAVERVRSTVVVVDDPSLLPPDGDQLVDRMAHALAG; this is encoded by the coding sequence TTGTCGACTGCGGACACCCTGACCGAGCGAGCCACTCCGGTTATTCTGATCGCCAACGATCAGGAATGGACCGCTCGCGCAGTCGAGAGCATCCTGGCCGCAAGCGGGTACAAGGTCACCCACGCGTATACCGCCCGGGAGACCCTCCGGCTCGCTGTCGAAACCGACCCCGATCTCGTCATCCTCGATCAGCAGTTGCCTGATTTCTCCGGGCTCGAGGTCTGCCAGCAACTGCGGGCCAATCCGCAATTCGGGTCCTCGCTTCCGATCATCATCACGACCGCCGGTCCGTCGGGTCGGCCGCAGCGGCTGAACGCCTACGCGGCGGGCGCGTGGGAGTTCTACGGCCAACCGCTCGACTCCGAAGCGTTGCTGCACAAGCTCGGCGTCTACCTCGCGGCCTATCGTGACACGCGGCGTCTCCGTCGCTGCGCGATGATCGAAGAGGGGAGCGGATTGTACACTCGCTGGGGACTGGCGCGGCGCGCCACCGAATTGATCGGCGATGCCAAGCGACTTGGCCGCGCCGTCGGATGTGTCGGCTGGTCGATCCTCAGCGGCGAAGGGACTCCCCGTATCACCGAGGCCGTAGCGGCATTCCGCGGCAACGCGCGGTCGGCTGATGCACTCGGTCGCCTCGCGTCCGGTGACTTCATTGCGGTCGTACCAGGCGCGACGACCGACGGGGCCGAACGGATGGCCGACCGCTTTCGCGATCTGCTGGCACACGCCGCCGAGATTGCGGTCGAACGGGTTCGCTCGACGGTCGTCGTCGTCGACGATCCGTCGTTGCTCCCGCCGGATGGTGATCAACTCGTCGACCGGATGGCGCACGCCCTCGCCGGCTGA
- a CDS encoding sigma-54 dependent transcriptional regulator yields MTAVSGAGTDVGSSEPLGGRDILSLPADVKASIRVLIVDDERTLRESCASVLRGEGYNVTLAGRGEEALDLVRRRQFDLVLVDLFMSQVPGLELLNATLEANRDCLVVVMTGNPSVPSSIEALRMGAWDYLPKPFSATHLQILIGRASHAVMKGREAADLRLQVMRQHSHSDTHALIGISPAFRKAVELARKVAPTDASVFISGESGTGKEVIAQFIHQHSRRVKKAMVPINCAALPEPLLESEMFGHRKGAFTGADRDKPGLLETANGGTLFLDELTEMSLPLQAKLLRVVQDGVVRRVGAETGDSVDVRFVSATNRDPQEAVDRGVLRSDLFYRLRVVPITLPPLRTRVEDIAMLANHFLGVFWHRHRQMPDRAPRLSESTIEYLRSRAWRGNVRELQNVIEHVAVLVEPEQVIEPGDIPIYDDAEVVPERTAAPQLDGPFHDVKDRVIAQFERDYLTRLVARAAGNMSKAARQANIDRTTLYRLMEKHGLQRDDRGE; encoded by the coding sequence ATGACCGCTGTATCCGGGGCCGGAACCGATGTTGGCTCCAGCGAGCCGCTGGGGGGACGGGATATTCTTTCCCTTCCGGCGGACGTCAAGGCTTCGATCCGGGTGCTGATCGTCGACGACGAGCGGACCCTGCGCGAAAGCTGCGCGTCGGTCCTTCGCGGCGAAGGGTATAACGTCACACTGGCTGGGCGGGGCGAAGAGGCGCTCGATCTGGTACGGCGGCGGCAGTTCGACCTGGTGCTGGTGGACTTGTTCATGTCACAGGTTCCGGGACTGGAGCTGCTCAACGCCACGCTCGAAGCGAACCGCGACTGCCTCGTGGTGGTGATGACCGGAAATCCGAGCGTTCCGTCGAGTATCGAAGCGTTGCGCATGGGGGCGTGGGACTATCTCCCCAAGCCGTTCTCCGCGACGCATCTGCAGATTCTGATCGGGCGGGCGTCGCACGCCGTGATGAAGGGGCGCGAAGCCGCCGACCTGCGGTTGCAGGTGATGCGCCAGCACTCGCATTCCGACACACATGCGCTGATCGGTATTTCTCCCGCGTTTCGCAAGGCGGTGGAGCTGGCGCGCAAGGTCGCGCCGACCGACGCCTCGGTGTTCATCAGCGGCGAGAGCGGGACCGGCAAGGAAGTCATCGCCCAGTTCATCCATCAGCATTCCCGCCGGGTGAAGAAGGCAATGGTGCCGATCAATTGCGCGGCATTGCCGGAGCCGCTGCTCGAGTCGGAGATGTTCGGCCACCGCAAGGGTGCCTTCACCGGGGCCGACCGCGACAAGCCCGGCCTGCTCGAGACCGCCAACGGCGGGACGCTCTTCCTCGACGAACTCACCGAGATGTCGCTGCCGCTGCAGGCGAAGCTGCTGCGTGTGGTGCAGGATGGCGTGGTTCGCCGGGTCGGCGCCGAAACGGGCGACTCGGTCGACGTGCGATTCGTCTCCGCGACCAACCGAGATCCGCAGGAAGCGGTGGATCGTGGCGTCCTGCGCAGCGATCTCTTCTATCGGCTGCGGGTCGTGCCGATCACGCTGCCGCCGTTGCGCACGCGAGTCGAGGACATCGCCATGCTCGCGAATCACTTTCTCGGCGTCTTCTGGCATCGTCATCGCCAGATGCCCGACCGCGCGCCGCGGCTGAGCGAGTCGACGATCGAGTACCTGCGTTCGCGGGCGTGGCGCGGCAACGTGCGCGAACTGCAGAACGTGATCGAACATGTGGCGGTCCTCGTGGAACCGGAGCAGGTGATCGAGCCGGGTGACATTCCGATCTACGACGACGCCGAGGTCGTCCCGGAACGCACGGCGGCGCCGCAACTCGATGGTCCGTTCCACGACGTGAAGGACCGCGTGATCGCGCAATTCGAGCGCGACTACCTCACCCGGCTGGTGGCCCGGGCCGCGGGCAACATGTCGAAAGCGGCACGGCAGGCCAACATCGACCGCACCACGCTGTACCGGTTGATGGAGAAGCACGGGCTGCAGCGCGACGACCGCGGGGAGTAA
- a CDS encoding polysaccharide biosynthesis tyrosine autokinase, giving the protein MPGSPLTGASGGPRTSPLLRYLGAVRRVKWLVLLLTLVGLGGGYLVSRLRPPSFVVRAKLQIAPSESPTFQSDQWREYIQSYAVIEPVVKARRLYITGPKRVGGPPLPQGPSGPNAGLFNGFDIGANYRPGNYRFKVSEDGKRWELSDIVTSQKEQGVAGDSAGRAFGFQWLPLIERRWYGQTFDFTAVTTHEAADKVISNLTVTVVPPRNPRFITLVFTGQESEPTAGTLNDIMAQFVQGAALTKRHDFTIAARALDSQLVEAQGKLDADDATLQRFQIQTITLPRQDLAVAPGLQSTTPGAYAEFLNKRNEVETLRKERRDLASALTRLQRGDTAVADAYALNPVTKLSPELMSYVNELMADELRYRQNKGRYTDSMVTPDGKINMPRDVQDIHRLRTVTIPTYTRADLTLLDSMIARGDSEIGIQKGELHDIPQRSIEESELQRRKSVDESVVADLTKQVYAARAREATAVPDVAVLDAADAPFQPQKNRASLMIILGAIVGLGAGLGLALLLDMTDKRVRYADQITSGLGLTILGVIPEIRRAKGEQPSAEEAAQVIESFRTVRLNLAHALGEGSVMLTISSPSPGDGKSLVSSNLALSFAESGYRTLLIDGDSRRGELHRTFGAERRPGLLDYLAGELPMRDLLRPTSHPKLQLITGGSRKRNAPELLGTNRMRELLAAMREQFEVIVVDTPPLGAGIDPFVLGTLTGNLVLVLRAGATERDLAEAKLQIVDQLPIRLIGAVLNDVRSTMNDYKYYSYSYGYGATDEPTERPSLPATSGATPIP; this is encoded by the coding sequence GTGCCCGGGTCGCCGCTCACCGGTGCCAGCGGCGGTCCGCGGACCAGTCCGCTGCTCCGTTATCTCGGTGCGGTGAGGCGGGTGAAGTGGCTGGTCCTTCTCTTGACGCTCGTTGGCCTCGGCGGCGGATACCTTGTCAGCCGGCTTCGGCCGCCGAGTTTCGTGGTGCGTGCCAAGCTGCAGATCGCGCCGAGCGAAAGCCCGACCTTCCAGTCGGACCAGTGGCGGGAATACATCCAGAGCTACGCGGTCATCGAGCCGGTCGTGAAAGCCCGCCGGCTATATATCACCGGCCCCAAGCGCGTCGGCGGCCCACCGCTGCCGCAGGGACCGAGCGGTCCGAACGCCGGGCTGTTCAACGGCTTCGATATCGGCGCCAACTACCGCCCCGGCAACTACCGGTTCAAGGTTTCCGAGGACGGCAAGCGCTGGGAACTGAGTGACATCGTCACGTCGCAGAAGGAGCAGGGCGTCGCCGGCGACAGCGCCGGGCGTGCCTTCGGCTTCCAGTGGCTGCCGCTGATCGAACGCCGCTGGTACGGGCAGACCTTCGACTTCACCGCCGTCACCACGCACGAAGCCGCCGACAAGGTGATTTCCAATCTCACCGTCACGGTCGTACCGCCCCGGAATCCGCGCTTCATCACGCTGGTCTTCACGGGGCAGGAGTCCGAGCCGACCGCCGGGACGCTCAACGACATCATGGCGCAGTTCGTCCAGGGTGCGGCGCTGACCAAGCGCCACGATTTCACCATTGCCGCTCGCGCCCTCGATTCCCAGCTGGTCGAAGCGCAGGGCAAGCTCGATGCGGACGACGCCACGCTGCAGCGCTTCCAGATCCAGACGATCACGCTGCCCCGGCAGGACCTGGCGGTTGCACCCGGCTTGCAATCGACAACCCCCGGCGCCTACGCGGAATTCCTCAACAAGCGCAATGAAGTCGAGACGCTGCGCAAGGAGCGACGCGATCTCGCCTCCGCGCTGACGCGACTGCAGCGAGGTGACACCGCGGTCGCCGACGCGTACGCCCTCAATCCCGTGACCAAGCTCTCGCCGGAGCTCATGAGCTACGTCAACGAATTGATGGCTGACGAACTCCGGTACCGCCAGAACAAGGGCCGCTACACCGATTCGATGGTCACACCCGACGGCAAGATCAACATGCCGCGCGACGTGCAGGATATTCACCGGCTGCGCACCGTCACGATTCCGACGTATACCCGTGCCGACCTGACGCTGCTCGACTCGATGATCGCCCGTGGCGATTCCGAAATTGGCATCCAGAAGGGCGAGTTGCACGACATTCCGCAGCGGTCGATCGAGGAATCCGAGTTGCAGCGACGGAAATCGGTCGACGAGAGTGTCGTTGCCGACCTCACCAAGCAGGTGTACGCTGCGCGCGCACGTGAAGCGACCGCGGTGCCGGACGTCGCGGTGCTCGATGCCGCGGACGCGCCGTTCCAGCCGCAGAAAAATCGCGCGTCGCTGATGATCATCCTCGGGGCCATTGTCGGCCTCGGCGCCGGCCTTGGGTTGGCACTCCTGCTCGACATGACCGACAAGCGGGTCCGCTACGCCGACCAGATCACCAGCGGTCTCGGATTGACCATTCTCGGTGTGATTCCGGAGATTCGCCGCGCCAAGGGCGAACAACCGTCGGCCGAGGAAGCAGCGCAGGTCATCGAATCGTTCCGCACCGTACGCCTCAACCTGGCGCACGCGCTGGGCGAGGGTTCGGTGATGCTGACGATCTCGAGTCCATCACCGGGCGACGGCAAATCGCTGGTGTCCTCGAATCTCGCGTTGTCGTTCGCCGAGTCAGGCTATCGCACGCTGCTGATCGACGGTGACTCGCGCCGCGGCGAACTGCACCGGACCTTTGGTGCCGAGCGGCGGCCGGGACTCCTCGACTATCTCGCCGGCGAATTGCCGATGCGCGACCTGCTTCGCCCGACGTCGCATCCGAAGTTGCAGCTGATCACGGGGGGCTCGCGCAAGCGCAACGCGCCGGAACTGCTCGGCACGAACCGGATGCGTGAACTGCTGGCGGCGATGCGGGAACAATTCGAAGTGATCGTCGTCGATACGCCGCCGCTCGGCGCCGGTATCGATCCGTTCGTGCTCGGTACGCTGACCGGCAATCTGGTCCTGGTGCTTCGTGCGGGGGCAACCGAACGCGACCTCGCCGAGGCGAAACTGCAGATCGTCGACCAGCTGCCGATTCGTCTCATCGGTGCGGTGCTGAACGACGTCCGGTCGACGATGAACGACTACAAGTACTACTCGTACAGCTACGGCTATGGCGCCACCGACGAACCGACGGAGCGGCCGTCGCTCCCGGCGACGAGCGGGGCCACGCCGATTCCCTGA
- a CDS encoding polysaccharide biosynthesis/export family protein — protein sequence MRICQLVAGALVVGVMVQASAQVPTQQPTTMQSDTALVAAKRPMVTRAELQAALDDIQRGLTSTAYSQALRMSKQAAADVIRDRLTNGDIHPADEIKVEVLTEPGLSATYTISPRGTLDLPGGVSIDMHGILRSEVQAYLTQQLKRVVNDPAVTATTFVRISMFGALNKPGFFQAPASRLMSEEIMIDAGGPANNVRWNKSTIKRGDRIIVDGDEFADAVQKGLTLDQLNVQAGDEITLATKPSAALFWRIIGGATALGGLVYLVHIVL from the coding sequence GTGAGGATCTGCCAGCTGGTCGCCGGCGCGCTTGTCGTCGGTGTGATGGTACAGGCGTCTGCGCAGGTGCCGACGCAGCAGCCGACAACGATGCAGAGCGATACGGCGCTCGTTGCGGCCAAGCGGCCGATGGTGACGCGAGCCGAATTGCAGGCTGCGCTCGACGACATTCAGCGCGGCCTCACCTCGACTGCGTACAGCCAGGCACTTCGGATGTCGAAACAGGCGGCTGCCGATGTGATTCGTGATCGGCTCACCAATGGAGATATCCACCCCGCAGATGAGATCAAGGTGGAAGTGCTGACGGAACCAGGGTTGAGCGCGACATACACGATTTCACCGCGCGGGACGCTCGATCTCCCGGGTGGGGTATCGATCGACATGCACGGGATCCTCCGGTCGGAGGTGCAGGCCTATCTGACCCAGCAGCTCAAGCGCGTCGTCAACGACCCCGCCGTCACGGCGACGACCTTCGTGCGGATCTCGATGTTCGGCGCGCTCAACAAGCCGGGCTTCTTCCAGGCGCCAGCGTCGCGACTGATGAGCGAAGAGATCATGATCGACGCCGGCGGTCCGGCAAACAACGTGCGCTGGAACAAGTCCACGATCAAGCGCGGTGATCGCATCATCGTCGATGGCGATGAGTTCGCCGATGCGGTACAGAAGGGGCTTACGCTCGATCAGCTCAACGTCCAGGCGGGTGACGAGATCACCCTGGCCACCAAGCCGTCCGCTGCGTTGTTCTGGCGGATCATTGGTGGCGCGACGGCTCTCGGAGGGTTGGTGTATCTTGTCCATATTGTCCTCTAG
- a CDS encoding polysaccharide deacetylase family protein: MSTTANRAVVHEGDRPNPFRQAARAVLLRVVPRSMLIASLPRGSGSVALTFDDGPHPVWTPKILDALGAAGARATFFLIGAHAAAHPDVVRRIAAEGHAVGHHSWTHSEPAATSAKMLLQETAQTRRLLEDLTGAPVPLFRPPHGKLTTTKLIGVWRQRNAIVLWNEDPKDFRMAAADELVGWARTRTWRPGEIILLHDVHEHTAAAIPAILAATPIRFVALGTPHAG; encoded by the coding sequence GTGAGTACCACCGCAAATCGCGCGGTGGTGCACGAAGGGGATCGACCGAATCCGTTTCGTCAGGCGGCCAGAGCAGTCCTCCTGCGCGTGGTCCCGCGTTCAATGCTCATCGCCAGTCTCCCACGGGGATCGGGGTCGGTTGCGCTCACCTTCGACGATGGCCCGCACCCGGTCTGGACGCCGAAGATTCTCGATGCCCTCGGCGCCGCGGGAGCCCGCGCGACCTTCTTCCTGATCGGCGCGCACGCAGCAGCGCATCCCGATGTGGTGCGCCGCATCGCGGCGGAGGGGCACGCTGTCGGACACCACTCGTGGACGCATTCGGAACCGGCTGCGACGTCGGCGAAGATGCTCCTGCAGGAAACGGCACAGACGCGGCGGCTTCTCGAAGACCTGACGGGCGCGCCGGTACCGCTCTTCCGGCCTCCGCACGGCAAGCTCACGACGACAAAACTGATCGGCGTCTGGCGCCAGCGAAACGCGATCGTGCTCTGGAACGAGGATCCGAAGGATTTCCGGATGGCGGCGGCCGACGAATTGGTTGGCTGGGCACGGACCCGGACGTGGCGACCCGGTGAGATCATCCTCCTGCACGACGTGCACGAGCACACCGCGGCGGCGATACCGGCGATCCTTGCGGCAACGCCGATCCGATTCGTTGCACTGGGAACACCGCATGCCGGCTGA
- a CDS encoding HAMP domain-containing sensor histidine kinase: MALSAAARQRLDEAAGALVDSWRAFSEDALSQAEVAASVADVVARVADACNGGVPTDDHAVSALTRRVVTLLRRQLLLQSDGDGQDVLRLLHGLEQVASGLEPRWSERFQDRMTGPSGLDLIVEVAHDLRSPLTSILFLAETMLHGRSGPLTPLQERQLGLVYSAAFGLNAVASDVIELVRGGDRLVGREAQPFSIAEVIEAVRDIVLPIAEEKGLELRFEAPSSDLRRGHPGAINRVLLNLTTNALKFTAEGFVEVRIVEIGGDIIECSVRDTGRGIPVAAMPTLYEPFRRRQQAGDYAFSGSGLGLSICRKLVEAMGAELSVKTVQGEGTCFAFRLELPIADQGALIS; this comes from the coding sequence GTGGCGCTCTCGGCCGCGGCGCGTCAGCGCCTCGATGAAGCGGCCGGGGCATTGGTCGACAGCTGGCGCGCCTTCTCCGAGGACGCGCTTTCGCAGGCGGAAGTCGCCGCCAGCGTGGCCGATGTCGTGGCCCGTGTGGCCGACGCCTGCAACGGCGGTGTCCCGACCGACGATCATGCCGTGTCTGCGCTCACCCGGCGGGTGGTGACGCTGCTGCGCCGGCAGCTGCTGCTGCAGAGTGACGGTGACGGCCAGGACGTCTTGAGACTGTTGCACGGTCTCGAGCAGGTGGCCAGCGGCCTGGAGCCGAGGTGGTCGGAGCGATTCCAGGATCGGATGACCGGACCGAGCGGTCTCGACCTCATCGTCGAAGTCGCCCACGATCTTCGCTCACCACTCACGTCGATCCTCTTTCTCGCCGAAACGATGCTGCACGGCCGGAGCGGTCCGCTGACCCCGCTCCAGGAGCGCCAGCTCGGGCTGGTGTATTCCGCGGCGTTCGGGCTCAACGCTGTGGCGAGTGACGTGATCGAGCTGGTCCGCGGCGGAGACCGTCTGGTGGGGCGGGAGGCGCAGCCGTTCTCGATCGCCGAGGTCATCGAGGCGGTGCGGGACATCGTCCTTCCGATCGCCGAAGAGAAGGGTCTCGAACTGCGGTTCGAAGCGCCATCGAGTGACCTTCGCCGCGGGCATCCGGGCGCCATCAATCGGGTTCTGCTCAATCTCACCACCAACGCCCTCAAGTTCACCGCCGAAGGGTTCGTCGAGGTGCGAATCGTCGAGATCGGCGGCGACATCATCGAATGCTCGGTGCGCGACACCGGGCGCGGCATTCCGGTGGCCGCGATGCCGACGCTGTACGAGCCGTTCCGGAGGCGCCAGCAGGCGGGTGACTACGCGTTCTCGGGATCGGGGCTCGGGCTGTCGATCTGCCGCAAGCTCGTCGAGGCGATGGGAGCAGAACTTTCGGTCAAGACGGTCCAGGGGGAAGGGACCTGCTTCGCGTTCCGGCTGGAGCTGCCGATTGCCGATCAGGGAGCACTGATCAGCTGA
- a CDS encoding sugar transferase translates to MPRAEDTPIPRTRPATTVVQGVAERRLSRDERLIRGLNVVVATLILVASLPAWIVIAIVVKLTSRGPVFYTQTRVGLDLRRRADRRTGRAGSTRRLDDCGGRPFTIVKFRTMKIDAEAAGQAVWASTCDNRLTLVGGFLRSCRLDELPQLLNVIRGDMNLVGPRPERPQLFTSLREQIPDYQRRQRVRPGITGHAQVHLQYDTSVEDVKLKVQHDLEYIARRSIWEDLRIMLKTIPVMLFRKGGW, encoded by the coding sequence ATGCCTCGCGCCGAAGACACGCCCATTCCCCGCACCCGCCCCGCCACGACCGTGGTTCAGGGGGTCGCAGAGCGGCGCCTGTCACGCGACGAACGGCTGATCCGCGGGCTCAACGTCGTGGTGGCCACGCTGATTCTCGTCGCATCGCTGCCCGCGTGGATCGTCATCGCAATTGTGGTGAAGCTCACGTCGCGCGGCCCGGTCTTCTACACCCAGACGCGCGTCGGCCTCGATCTTCGGCGCCGGGCCGATCGGCGCACCGGACGTGCCGGGTCGACGCGGCGACTCGATGATTGCGGCGGCCGTCCATTTACGATCGTGAAGTTCCGCACGATGAAGATCGACGCGGAAGCCGCCGGACAGGCGGTGTGGGCGTCGACGTGCGATAACCGCCTCACGCTGGTCGGCGGATTCCTGCGCAGTTGCCGTCTCGACGAGTTGCCGCAATTGCTCAATGTCATCCGCGGCGACATGAATCTGGTCGGTCCGCGTCCGGAACGTCCGCAATTGTTCACGTCGCTCCGCGAGCAGATCCCCGACTACCAGCGCCGCCAGCGCGTTCGCCCCGGGATCACCGGGCATGCGCAGGTCCACTTGCAGTACGACACCTCGGTCGAGGACGTCAAGCTCAAGGTGCAGCACGACCTCGAGTACATCGCCCGGCGGAGCATCTGGGAGGATCTCCGGATCATGCTCAAGACGATTCCGGTGATGCTGTTCCGGAAGGGTGGATGGTAG
- a CDS encoding NYN domain-containing protein — protein MTSHSAHRAGRQQAAAPAHHVPSIAPIHHAPNAALLIDFDNVTLGIRSDLAKELRTLLNSDIIKGKVAVQRAYADWRRYPQHIVSLSESSIDLIFAPAFGTAKKNATDIRLAVDAIELVFTRPEIGTFMLLSGDSDFSSLVLKLKEYGKYVIGVGIRESASDILIQNCDEYYSYSDLAGLSKEADSAGPPRDPWELVTEAVQQMVRNGDVMRADRLKQVMQQIDPAFDEGAAGYSRFSKFVTEAGTRGLIKVIKQENGQLDIAPVTSAPARGGSGRGAAPAATAAEPAEGAARGGRHRRGGRGRSRGGAAEETPAPRAAVAAAPATSGLTLAEAFHLLSRSLGELPAPVQHEALRARMAVLHGKEDPLLDADRFGKLLRQANDAEVADVRMVAENQYEVSPHKADLALQMSRQPEAPAVEGAAATARPTAALRFRGGSSRSTTRPPELQMVGVIDLKPALANTVELPIPTVTPSTSEPDAAEEAEGEVPGRRGNRRGKRGGKRHRAGEAAVEAAAAPSNAPVVAPEPATTGGAAPRASKGAKRSPRRTSKPLAG, from the coding sequence GTGACTTCGCACTCTGCCCATCGGGCCGGGCGGCAGCAGGCCGCTGCGCCGGCTCACCATGTTCCCTCGATCGCTCCCATTCATCATGCGCCGAACGCGGCGCTCCTCATCGACTTCGACAACGTCACCCTCGGCATCCGGTCTGATCTCGCCAAGGAGCTCCGGACGCTCCTCAACAGCGACATCATCAAGGGGAAGGTGGCGGTGCAGCGGGCCTACGCCGACTGGCGGCGGTACCCGCAGCACATCGTCTCGCTCTCGGAATCGTCGATCGACCTGATCTTTGCGCCGGCGTTCGGGACCGCCAAGAAGAACGCGACGGACATCCGTCTCGCCGTCGACGCCATCGAACTGGTGTTCACGCGGCCGGAAATCGGCACCTTCATGCTGCTCTCGGGCGACAGCGATTTTTCCTCGCTAGTGCTCAAACTCAAGGAATACGGGAAGTACGTCATCGGTGTCGGGATCCGCGAGTCGGCCAGCGACATCCTGATCCAGAATTGCGACGAGTATTACTCATACAGCGATCTCGCCGGCCTCAGCAAGGAAGCAGACAGCGCCGGCCCGCCGCGCGACCCGTGGGAGCTGGTCACGGAGGCGGTGCAGCAGATGGTGCGCAACGGCGATGTGATGCGCGCCGACCGGCTCAAGCAGGTGATGCAGCAGATCGATCCCGCGTTCGACGAGGGCGCCGCGGGGTACAGCCGCTTCAGCAAGTTCGTCACCGAAGCCGGCACGCGCGGGTTGATCAAGGTGATCAAGCAGGAGAACGGCCAGCTCGATATCGCACCGGTCACATCGGCTCCTGCGCGCGGCGGCAGTGGTCGCGGGGCGGCGCCTGCTGCGACGGCGGCCGAGCCCGCCGAGGGTGCCGCGCGCGGTGGACGTCATCGTCGCGGTGGTCGAGGGCGGTCGCGAGGCGGCGCGGCCGAGGAAACTCCGGCTCCGCGCGCCGCGGTCGCCGCCGCTCCCGCAACCTCCGGACTCACGCTCGCCGAAGCGTTCCACCTCCTGTCACGTTCGCTCGGCGAACTTCCGGCACCGGTCCAGCACGAAGCGCTGCGCGCGCGGATGGCGGTACTCCATGGCAAGGAAGATCCGCTCCTCGACGCCGACCGGTTCGGCAAGCTGCTGCGCCAGGCGAACGACGCCGAGGTGGCCGACGTGCGCATGGTCGCCGAGAATCAGTACGAGGTCTCGCCGCACAAGGCCGACCTCGCGCTCCAGATGTCACGGCAGCCCGAGGCGCCGGCGGTGGAAGGAGCGGCCGCCACGGCGCGCCCGACTGCCGCGTTGCGCTTTCGCGGCGGTTCGTCGCGATCGACGACGCGTCCACCCGAACTGCAGATGGTCGGTGTCATCGATCTCAAGCCGGCGCTCGCCAACACCGTCGAATTGCCGATCCCGACGGTGACGCCGAGCACGAGTGAACCGGATGCAGCGGAGGAAGCGGAGGGAGAAGTGCCTGGTCGTCGCGGGAATCGGCGAGGGAAGCGGGGCGGGAAGCGGCATCGCGCCGGCGAAGCGGCGGTTGAAGCAGCCGCAGCGCCGAGCAATGCGCCGGTCGTCGCGCCTGAACCGGCAACCACCGGTGGCGCTGCTCCGCGCGCATCGAAAGGGGCGAAGCGATCGCCACGCCGGACTTCGAAACCGCTCGCCGGCTGA